The following nucleotide sequence is from Glycine max cultivar Williams 82 chromosome 9, Glycine_max_v4.0, whole genome shotgun sequence.
AATTGTTAGAGTTTgagttcaaaatattaaaagatgatTGAAGTctcgtaaaaaaaataataaaattgtttagaTAGATGATCATGCAAAGTGGCATTGGTTCAAGTAGTTCACATGGCCCAAAGCACATGTATGGTTGGTTTTCGGATCTGTAAATGAGCAATGAGCATGGCTTTGCCTCGTGAGCTGATAGTTGCTTGCCATCGGTAGGCTCAAGTCTCAACGCATACAGAGGTGACAAGTTAGTATTGACAGTCATTGGCACTTCATACATGTCAGTCCACAGCACACTATGCAGTATCCTTTGAGATTATGTAATCCAATTTCAACCAGTTACTACTGAACTTATAGTTAATAGTAACAATaagagcaagtaaggaaaaatgtatgaaattattattacgtgcaaaataaaactttagGTTATCATACAATGGTACGAAGCATTAACCAACTAATGAGTAATTTATGTCACAAAAAGTCTATTTGATCATCTTtgtaaagatttttctttttaattttttttcttcttattacgTGAAAAGTGTCTCTAAAGTTGTTCAGTGGAAATATAATAGATATGAATTCGACGAtgcacaacaacaataatagcgCAAGGACTTGGATAATCAAGTGACTGAGTGTATGAAAAGGAAATATAATAGATATGAATTCGACGAtgcacaacaacaataatagcgCAAGGACTTGGATAATCAAGTGACTGAGTGTATGAAAAGGAGAAGATGAAGATGTTTAGAGAGTTGTTCATACCTGATCCTTTAGATGTAACGGAGTATGATACCTATTAGGAAAGACGAGATGTTTACTAGCGGTCGCGGAGTCCTATTTTCATGTCATTTGTTGCTGCAATCATTTCGAGATATGATCGAGAATAGGAGTAATTCTTGTGATTTTCACTGCTAGTTGATAACGATTCAAGTATCAATTCTTATGCTTCACATTTGCACGACCATTGATAGAGTTAGATCCTAAGAGGTATTAGGTCTATAGTCTTGTGATTGAGCCTAGTATTATAccaagtttttttgttttggtctaaATCCTCTAAATAGAGCTGAGAACACTATTATTTCTCACATTGCTTTCTAATTTATGTGACGTTTTCCTACCTCAACAAATCTTAATTTACTCCTCCATGCACCACATGatgcatatattaaatttaatacgatgtttttttttaatccataagAATTAAAGAcatatatcataaaatttataacaattaatgtATCTTATTTAATCGAACAATCTTGACTTTCTTAGTTTAGTAcaagaaaattgaaatgaaattagaatcatagaaaataaaacaagaatGTTGATTCACTATATACAAATAAGATACACATACATGATACATGTTAGTATAACATTATATGTTTCCAACGTGAATACAGGTGGTTTGTTATAGCATATATCCAACCCTGGAGTACagcaattatttaaaaagtttttttaataaaggcCCAAGAAGCACTAAGCAGGTGGTGTTGTTTACGTTGGGCCAGAAAACAAACAATCAGGAAACGGCTTTGAGTTTTAGTCGTCAGAGAATTAGTGTATGAAGAAGCGAGAAGAAGAAGTTGAGTGAGAACCGTGAAAATTGAATTGTGAAGATGAAGAGCGTAAACGACGACGCTTCAACCCAAGATCTCGACCCTCAGAGCGACCACAGCTCCGATTACTTAGCTCACCCCCAACCCCACCCTCAGCCCCGCCGTCCTCGGGGTTTCGCGGCGGCAGCGGCGGCGGCCACCACCAATTCCGCCGGCAAGGGGAAGAAGGagagggagaaggagaaggagcgCACCAAGCTCCGCGAGCGACACCGCCGAGCCATCACCAGCCGCATGCTCGCCGGACTCCGCCAGTACGGTAATTTCCCCCTGCCAGCGCGTGCCGACATGAACGACGTACTCGCCGCGCTCGCGCGTGAGGCTGGCTGGGTCGTCGACGCCGACGGCACCACCTACCGCCAGTGCCCCCCTCCTTCTCACATGGTTCTTTTCAATTCTCTCAAAATTTCGTGTTTGAGCTTTAATTAACAAATGATTATAGTTGCTTGTTATAGAATACTCCAATTTGTTGATAGTTTATAAGCTTTGGAAGTTGAGATGTAGCCAATTGTGGCAATGCGATTGAATTTACTTACTCGGattgattaaaagaaaattgaaagaataaataatagacACATTGACAATGTAAAGGTTTCTTTACACTTTCATTCAATCACAAGactttaaaaatcatactaaGGATGCTTTTTTATTGGTTGATAGGGAAAACATTTTACATTTACAGTGCGTACCTATTAAACCTGAGATGTAATGAGAAAATGATTTGTTATGTTGattttaagttttgtttttttacaccTTTGTGTAATGTAATGAGTTATGATGCAGGGGTCATTTGCGGCTAGATCAGTTGAAAGTCAACTCTCTGGTGGTTCTTTAAGGAATTGCTCTGTTAAGGAAACGATTGAGAATCAGACATCTGTGCTTAGAATTGATGAATGCTTGTCGCCTGCATCCATTGATTCTGTTGTAATTGCAGAAAGGGACTCGAAGACTGAGAAATATACAAATGCTAGCCCCATCAATACAGTTGACTGCTTGGAGGCTGATCAGGTGATTTAGTGATTAATTCTAGTGGACTTGTACCATATTTGATGTTGATTCCAATATACATGAGATATGGTTTTAACAAATGAAAGAAGTCATGGAGTGTGTTATTAACAAATAcacttaatatttaaaatatattcccCTTGATTTGGAAGTATTATTGCTAGATATGTTGGTGTGTGAAACTCACAACCATAAGGGACAACCTGAATATcaagataattaaaattcactATAATTcttcataagaaaaaaattgacgaTGACAATGCTGATATAGaacaatatagaaaaaaaaatattgcaccTGAACTTACTTAACTGATGCTAATCTTGCAAATCTCACTTCCTCAATGGCTTTGTGTTGGTTGGTGGTAAGCTAGATAGTTTTGGGATTGAAACTAAATCATTCTCTGTATTAATTAAGTGCTTTTAACTTATGCATCAATATCCATTATATGGAGCCTTATATATGAGAATATGTGATCCAGGACCAGCTGATAGTGTAATTTATTGATGCAGCTTATGCAAGATATTCATTCTGGGGTGCATGAAAATAACTTTACTGGCACACCATATGTTCCTGTTTATGTAAAGCTTCCAGTAAGTGTCTTCTATTTGCTTCTTGCTGAATAACTAGCATTGATCCTGTTTGATTTGTAGTTCTATACAACAAATTATACATTTACAACTTTATTTTGTGTGTCCTTTTAGTACTTTGTTTTCCTAGTATTTCATTATAAGGTTTCAAAAATTAGTCTTTTATTGCAGGCTGgtattattaacaaattttgcCAGTTGATTGATCCTGAAGGCATAAAGCAGGAGCTCATCCATATCAAGTCTTTAAATGTAGATGGTGTTGTTGTGGATTGTTGGTGGGGCATTGTTGAAGGCTGGAGCTCACAGAAATATGTGTGGTCTGGTTATAGGGAGCTTTTTAACATTATTAGAGAATTCAAACTGAAGTTACAGGTATAATTTTAATTGCTCATATAATCCTATACATGCATTGATCtcctttaaaaaagaattatcaaACTCAAGTATGTTTTTTCTATGTGTACTATGTGGCGCATGTCTGGGATTTCAGTAATAGGGCCCCAAGTCATTTAGAGGTGCATATTTTGGTTTGAATTATTGATAGAAGTCCTGCTTATTAAATTCTTGAAACAAGTAAAAAACATGAAGGGCATAATATGGAACAAAGTATTTCATAATGAGTAGATGTTGTCAACTCAACTCTATGACATCTATTTCTGATATGGAAACTTTGACATAATAACTAGCAGATGATTTGAGTAGTATTATTTCTTAAAAGTCCGTTTCTTCAGCAGTTCAATTCAATACATAAAACTGTTCCCTCGCTTGCATGCTATTTGAAATAccatattatttcaaaataggTCAGAGGTTTCTCTAATTGGATGTGTATTTTTGTTATGGGAATTGGGAAGCATCTTTGAAGTTGTTGTAGAACCTTTcttgatttttgtttcaaattctgAAGGTTGTTATGGCATTTCATGAATGTGGAGGGAATGATTCTAGTGATGCATTAATTTCCCTCCCACAATGGGTTTTGGATATTGGAAAAGACAACCAAGATATATTCTTCACAGATCGTGAAGGACGGAGGAATACTGAATGCCTTTCTTGGGGGATTGACAAAGAACGAGTTCTCAAAGGCAGAACTGGAATTGAGGTATGAAAATATTGAATGCAACACTCCTAGATTCAAAGATTTGATATTCACTTTATTGTCAAATTTCTGTTAGTTACATTTACATGCTAATTTCCAGTATAGTTGTGCATTTCACCTTAAAAAAAGAACATTTCTTTCTAGTATGTGTGCAATTCTATGTGAACATAGATTATATTCTTTGAAGTATTCCTCAATTGAAATCTAGATGCGTTTTCATTTGCTGTGTGTTTGTTACTGATTAGCCTTCTCAAAAAATATGCAGGTCTATTTTGATATGATGAGAAGCTTTCGGACAGAGTTTGATGACCTGTTTGCAGAAGGTTTGATTTCTGCTGTGGAGGTTGGACTTGGAGCATCTGGAGAGCTAAAATATCCTTCTTTCTCAGAAAGAATGGGATGGAGGTATCCTGGTATCGGTGAGTTTCAGGTACCTCATATTGTGGCCCTGTTGCAAAGTTGTTGCATTCCTCTGTAACATAAATAGTGTATATGCTATCATATTATAAAGTAGTCCTGTTTTTTGTCTCATCTTCTATGGGCAGTGCTATGATAAATACCTGCAGCATAGTCTGCGCAGAGCAGCCAAATTACGTGGTCACTCTTTCTGGGCTAGAGGACCTGATAATGCTGGACATTACAATTCTATGCCACATGAAACTGGATTCTTTTGTGAGCGAGGTGATTATGACAACTATTATGGACGCTTCTTCTTACATTGGTACTCCCAGACATTAATAGACCATGCAGATAATGTTTTGTCTCTTGCAACACTTGCTTTCGAGGAAACAAAGATAACTGTCAAGGTAGTCTTCCTGgtatatcagtttttttttccagaGTAGTTTTGTCTAGgttgagggcgagccctggtgcagcggtaaagttgtgccttggtgacttgttggtcatgggttcgaatccggaaacagcctctttgcatatgcaagggtaaggttgcgtacaatatccctccctcataccttcgcatagcgaagagcctctgggcaatgagGTACGctagtttagtttagttttgtCTAGGTTGTATGACTAAATTTGGATGATGTTAGTTACTGCCAGCATTGAGTGTATTCAGGGTCAGTTTGGTATCCCCTTAAAAACTGGGATTGCATTTActacacattttaatttaaagagaGAAACTTCTCATGGTGCATAATTCCTTatctttgaaaattataatgtgggtgtataaataaaaattttggttaaaaaagggaaatagcaaaaccaaaagaggAACAGAGTGAATCCTTGTGATGAAATCAACTGGGAAATAAGATAATATGAATATCGCAAAGGAAACTTAATCTCAGATTTAAAATGACAacagatttaaaaaaaactaacatttagCAGGTATTTGACCTTATGAAACATGGCCATTACATCTCCTGAAAAAATCATATGCTGCCCTCAAAAGTACAAGTATACCAACTGatattatatcattttctttaaattaatgaataaatatcttaGACAACGATATCATGTAGGTTCCCGCTGTATACTGGTGGTATAAGACTCCTAGTCATGCTGCAGAGTTGACAGCAGGATATCACAATCCAACAAATCAGGATGGATATTCTCCTGTGTTTGAGGTTCTGAGAAAACATGCTGTCACCATGAAATTTGTCTGCTTAGGATTTCATCTTTCCAGCCAGGAAGCTAATGAATCATTGATTGATCCAGAGGGTTTGAGTTGGCAGGTAATTTTGTTTTCCTACGTTCTTAACCTTCATGAGAATGATTCTTCTGACAAGTTCTGTAGTTACTTACATGAAGGCAGTAGTGATGCTTATTAAAGAGTTTGCATAACTTATTTCGGCCAACTTGGACCGAGGATGTTTGGATCAATGATGATGATTGTATGTTATATGTTTTCTCAGGTGCTAAACTCAGCTTGGGATCGCGGGTTGATGGCTGCTGGAGAGAATGCACTCCTTTGCTATGATAGAGAAGGGTACAAGAAATTGGTTGAGATTGCGAAGCCCAGAAATGACCCCGATCGCCGACACTTCTCATTCTTTGTTTATCAGCAACCATCTTTGCTGCAGACAAATGTTTGCTGGTCCGAACTGGATTTCTTTGTCAAATGCATGCATGGTAAGGTTCCTTAGAATTTACTCTAATCTATGTGggaaatattctttttatgtgGTTGTTTGCACAAAGCATGGTATTCTCCAATGTCATTGccccaattattttttttcctcttgttTACATGGAAATGCCCAACTATCACTTTCAGGGTATTCTGTATAGTCAGAGAATTTCCAAGTTTGATACAAATTATGCCTGAAGCATTGATTAAGTTTCTTTCACTATAATGAAACTGAATGTCTTTTCAAGCGGGCTTCATAATTTCAAAATCGTTGTTatcaagttttattatttatccttCAGCAAATATTTTTCCGTCTAATGTTTACTATAGCTAGCTATTCTTGCAGGTGAGATGACAGATCTATAATGGCGGCAAAATTCACGTTTTAACTGTAGGCCATTTCATGGGGGCGTAATGACCTTGTGGCAGTACAATGCCATTTGTAACAATATcatctatatataatattgacAGCCTTCAAGAGGTGGCCAGCCCCCAAGCAGCACCGTACCATATTAGATCAGTGCTTTTTGCAAGCTTGGTAATGCCAGTCTAAGTTCTACGGCATTCCAACTTCTGATCTATCTAACCGATAAAACTGGCAGTTATGAAATGTGATTATGGATGGCCAAATTTCATGAAGAAATTTGTTGGCAATAATAAAAAGCAAATATATGTCTCTAGTTTGTCTAGACTTTGTTATTCTAAATGTGTTTGTTTGGGTGGTTCAAAATCTATTCAGCCACTGAACTGAATCACTAAGGCGATGAAAGTATACGTCTGGTCCTCCAAGCATGGAGAGTGCAAAGCTTAAATTACAAGCAGTTAACTCTCAGCTAACAATGCCATAGGAAAGGCAAGGTTAAGATATTTTCAAACAAGGGCAGCAGCTTTGCTAAAGTTTGATACTGAATTTAACACAACTTTAATACCAGTGGTACTATTTGAATTCCATTGAGATTCTTTCATTTACttccatatataaattttattttcaaaactttgttatGGCAAATTAAGTCAGTATAATTGCTCGCAAGATAAATGTAAGAAGATTCAATGACAAAATTGACATAAATATGTAATCTAAGCAAGTAAGCTATAAATCTGATCCTTAAAAGTCAATATACTAGTGAAGCCACGTGAGGCTacaactgaaaaatgataggaATACTTGGGTGAGGAATATCTGCATAATTATGCAACAAACATgactccaacaacaacaaaaaaaaaaaacagcgaAATAAGAAATGACAATTGATCTTTATCTGCGCAAAATTAGCTCAAGTCTCTATATCTTCCCATCTTGTTATTTATTACCTTCATTGttattctttaatgtttgttcGAGTAAAACCAATTCATCACAAagaaattttacataaacaacTGAGTGTACCGGTACAAATGAGACGATGCCTATCGGATTGAGAATATTTAAATGGATGGGTATAAGCTATAGAGAAGTTTTTATCCTCAGCAGTCAACCACATATCGCTCTTGATCCCTATTCCACAAGTTAACAGTTATAGCATATATTTCATGCAGAACTCCACACTAATCAGAGGGAAACAAAAATCCAATTACGGGCTTGTAGAAATAGAAATGTTGCGTCTTGGAAGTTGAAATTGGAGGCAAGAGGATAACATGATTTGAAGCCTGAAGCCACAAGCCAAGGCGGTTGTCAGAGTTCTACCATGTTAAGTGTATTCACATCGATTGATGATAAAGATTACTGAATGAAGCTGTGGTGGCAGAGAACTGGTGGTCTATAAAGGAACAACAAACAAATGCAGAATATCTCAATGAGAAATATTTGATGCATTACATTGTAAACCTTCTTGCCACCTCGGTGAAACCTTATCTTCGAGAATCGCAATACTGAGGAAATTCACATTTGCACAAACCTTCTCTAACCTGGTATAcacaaaaagttaattttaacatgCAGACAGGAAAGAAAAATCTTGGAACAAACAATTAGTTTATTATAACTGAGAAGTTGCAGGCAGAGACATATTTCTTAGGATTTCAACAATGTCAAATGTATATTAGTAAGGAGAAATCTAGATTGATTGCATCATGTAAACATAGTAATAGGAAAATGTATCCTTGTATTTGattttacattataaaaatatcaagtCTGTACTGCAATTGAAACACAATTGTCAGCATAtgcttctcttttctctctctcaaagtAGTATCCCTGTCACAATTATAAGTGTGGTTTAGATTTTGATTATTATCACCCCTGTTCTAATATGTTGAAATTCATCTTAAAGTAAGTGGGTCTTGTTTAAGCTTCAAGCACAAATGGCTCGTATGTGAAGAGGGCATGTTAGACTTATAAAACCATTCAGGTGCTTTCATCTAACAATTAAAGCTTTTATTTTAGGATAGTTTGGTTCAAGACATACACTAAACTGTGGGAATACAAATTGTTCCAAGTGTTTCTAaagcattttctttttcaaatatgCTAATTATTGTATTTAAAGGAATATTGTACAGGAAAATTATAGACTATATCAACCGATCATATAAACTATGAAAAGCCCTAACAACAGAAGGATTTCAAGAGCAGGTGTCGTAGCTACCGAAATAATTCCATTACCAATggcaatttttattttcctcttgTGCTGAACAACTAGATACTGAATCACTCACAATAAAAATTACTAAGGGGTTTAATATGGTGTTTAGAGGAAGAGCAGAAAAAAGACCATAACATCCACACACCTTTCGAAATGTAAAAGATACCCTTCTTGAAGCCCTTCTGATGACTTTGCCATTCACTTTGTCTATCTGTCGGGggagaaaatatatttagttgCAAAAATATACACTATCAAAACACAATTAAATGCAATTAAAGCAGGGAGGATCAACTTAGGTTTTCTGCCAACAACAGAATACACCATACTTGGAAAAAATGCTAGAAATTAGGACAGAAAAGTTGCCCTATTACAGAACATGTGAGAGAGCTACAAAACATCTTAATGTGAAGCAGCAATGCAGCATAATGAAATACAGATTGTCTTCTAACAAGTCAAATACATATGAACTTAATATCTTAAACATAGAAATTCTCAAACAAGGATCTTTTGGAAAATGGTCTGTTttgcaaattatatatataaaatttgaggAAACTTTTGGCTTGCTCATGAACCAAAAAATGATTGTTTTGCTTTTCCACTCTCATGCCTTTTAAGATATGCTATTCATGATTTTTCCATTTAAATGACCACAAATCACTTCCAGACCATGAAAGCAAAACAGGATTCTGAAATGTAACAATTTCTTTCAACATCCAAAAGGTGGCAAAGCATAATCATTTCCAAAACATCACACCTTGTGGTGTGGAATGTAATGATGCCATGCATAACGTGCTTCTCCAGACAAGAGAAGCAAAGATCGAGGGGGAAGATAGATAGCCcttcttataaaatttgattggtCTTCTGGATTTTCTATTTTTGCAACAGCACTTGAGGCAACTCTGGGAAGCCAATCACCATTTTCATATCGTCTGAACTCCATTATACAAGGCCCTGATAATGAAAGGCTGAAAATTAAATCTTCAAATGCAGAGTGAGTGTCTATATGGGGGGACAAACCCACTCCAGGTGGGTACTCATTTACCTGTAACATAGTAACATTTAAACTTTGAACATCATAAACAATGCTTACATCTAAAAGTATCAAACAGTGTTCATTTATTACTAATATACAATAACTAATCTTTTTCCTCATGAATTAACTTTTACAATAATAGCATTTTATCATTGGATTAAAAAATTGTGGAGTACAGTAGTAAGTTTGCATACCGTAAGTTGGTccaaaactatatttttaacattctcGAAAGTTGGACATGATGAGATTCTGTCAAGTATTGGAGAAACAAATGATGGAAGTTCACCTAAGCAATGTCTGGTATTAACATTCCTAATCTGTGAAGCCAAATAAAGTAGAAAGGAGAGTCTAGATTAATCAATCTTCTCACGATAGTCAGCAACCTAtttgttatattataattataatataacacATTTCCGACTAGTTTGGAATAGGACAatcaatttcataaaaataattatttatttggctGGAAATTGGAAAAAGGTTGGATCTCCACTAATTTAGGCACACCATATAATGAGAAAAACCCAAACAATCCTTGAAACTCACATCATAACGAAACTCATAACCATAGTGTTGAACCCTTCTTTTTGAAAGACTGTTCCAAGGCCTACAGTCAACAGCTTGAAGCAACTCCTGAGAAGACAGAAAAGGCCAAAATTTAGGCATGAAgcaacaacataagtaaaaaatgatttgaaacaCAAGtgcaagaaaaatgaaaacacgGTAAGCTAAACAATGTAGCAGTGATACAAAAGGAAAAGATTCATAACCTCTTCTTCTTTAGCACTAATGAAGTCATGCACTAGGAAAAGGCCTGGAATGCTCACATCTGATGCTGTGATAGATACAGGAACCAAGTCACTAGCTTGATCCTGAACAGACATATAGACTCATAAGTACTAGCGTACGGGATAATTCCATGAACCACCATTTCTTGTTTAGAAAATTATACCACCTTCCTTACTttgtaattttaactaattttaagaAACTTAAGGGTACGGTCTGTACATGGAAGTAGGGGAAGTTAGTATAATTTTCCAAATACTGAAGTGTCAAAGCATAAGAATAAGAATTTAATCGGAATACACAACAGTTTAAAGTTTTGTACATTATCATCCAAACATGGATtgcaatataattaaaaatattgtaataatCACTTTAAAggttaagatgatttttaattaggcgACAGTCTAAAAACCTTTACACTAATACTGtgtcaaaattaaactctaagaataatacataaaataagGGGTGACATGCACAATTAGTGTAAAGTTTTTACATTGTCAATCAATAAGAAATCACtattaatattgtttttcaagcagttattataaaagtcatcAAATTTACCATACATGTCGGTTTGTGATAGTGATTGAATGATAGTGcatgtattatttattctaaaataagcAAAGTAGACAAAATATTCTAATAAAAGAGAATGCTTTAGTTACATTACATTAAGGGGACATTTGGTAGGGTAAAAGTTTTTTCATGCCTAGAAATCATGAATCATGGAAATCATGTTTCctgtgaataaataaaaattgtttagtTGACTATTGGAATCTTAAGATAAGTTTCCTAGGAATCAAAAGagttatgtattatttttactacattaaataatttaataaagtaaaatgaaaaattactcCGGAAAGTAAGATTCCCACCCCTCCCGTGGGAAAGTATTCGTGAGAAACGGATTAAAAAACATTCCTTCCCaggaatgttatttttttaaaattgataccAAACATGGGCAACTAAATTTTCCAACCTAATTCCCGGAATCCCCTAAATGTAATGTAACTAGAGGTATGCACATACAATTAGCCAGCCCCAAACATAGACACAAACCAATTTAGTAAAATGTGTGGCAGCA
It contains:
- the LOC100777529 gene encoding alkylated DNA repair protein ALKBH8 homolog isoform X1 — its product is MGLPRFGRPKNDGELSSNLFVANCGSAVGLSDDDIASVFCKFGELKGVYAADESGTRVIVAYVEEGSAQAALKALHGQSCPELGGRSLHIRYSVLQPTPQDQASDLVPVSITASDVSIPGLFLVHDFISAKEEEELLQAVDCRPWNSLSKRRVQHYGYEFRYDIRNVNTRHCLGELPSFVSPILDRISSCPTFENVKNIVLDQLTVNEYPPGVGLSPHIDTHSAFEDLIFSLSLSGPCIMEFRRYENGDWLPRVASSAVAKIENPEDQSNFIRRAIYLPPRSLLLLSGEARYAWHHYIPHHKIDKVNGKVIRRASRRVSFTFRKVREGLCKCEFPQYCDSRR
- the LOC100777004 gene encoding beta-amylase 8, whose translation is MKSVNDDASTQDLDPQSDHSSDYLAHPQPHPQPRRPRGFAAAAAAATTNSAGKGKKEREKEKERTKLRERHRRAITSRMLAGLRQYGNFPLPARADMNDVLAALAREAGWVVDADGTTYRQCPPPSHMGSFAARSVESQLSGGSLRNCSVKETIENQTSVLRIDECLSPASIDSVVIAERDSKTEKYTNASPINTVDCLEADQLMQDIHSGVHENNFTGTPYVPVYVKLPAGIINKFCQLIDPEGIKQELIHIKSLNVDGVVVDCWWGIVEGWSSQKYVWSGYRELFNIIREFKLKLQVVMAFHECGGNDSSDALISLPQWVLDIGKDNQDIFFTDREGRRNTECLSWGIDKERVLKGRTGIEVYFDMMRSFRTEFDDLFAEGLISAVEVGLGASGELKYPSFSERMGWRYPGIGEFQCYDKYLQHSLRRAAKLRGHSFWARGPDNAGHYNSMPHETGFFCERGDYDNYYGRFFLHWYSQTLIDHADNVLSLATLAFEETKITVKVPAVYWWYKTPSHAAELTAGYHNPTNQDGYSPVFEVLRKHAVTMKFVCLGFHLSSQEANESLIDPEGLSWQVLNSAWDRGLMAAGENALLCYDREGYKKLVEIAKPRNDPDRRHFSFFVYQQPSLLQTNVCWSELDFFVKCMHGEMTDL
- the LOC100777529 gene encoding alkylated DNA repair protein ALKBH8 homolog isoform X2, with the translated sequence MGLPRFGRPKNDGELSSNLFVANCGSAVGLSDDDIASVFCKFGELKGVYAADESGTRVIVAYVEEGSAQAALKALHGQSCPELGGRSLHIRYSVLQPTPQDQASDLVPVSITASDVSIPGLFLVHDFISAKEEEELLQAVDCRPWNSLSKRRVQHYGYEFRYDVNEYPPGVGLSPHIDTHSAFEDLIFSLSLSGPCIMEFRRYENGDWLPRVASSAVAKIENPEDQSNFIRRAIYLPPRSLLLLSGEARYAWHHYIPHHKIDKVNGKVIRRASRRVSFTFRKVREGLCKCEFPQYCDSRR